A portion of the Desmodus rotundus isolate HL8 chromosome 8, HLdesRot8A.1, whole genome shotgun sequence genome contains these proteins:
- the SNTN gene encoding LOW QUALITY PROTEIN: sentan (The sequence of the model RefSeq protein was modified relative to this genomic sequence to represent the inferred CDS: substituted 1 base at 1 genomic stop codon), whose amino-acid sequence MRATGSGSISISKQLASIKALGKGSDLXKAIVTTALIFRHSSDPDGIFEKATAKNLLQTQFRNFTEGQETNPKYKDLLSELDKHTENKLDFEDFMILLLSITVMSDLLQNIWTVKMIK is encoded by the exons CATTTCAATATCCAAACAACTGGCTTCAATAAAAG CTCTTGGGAAGGGCTCGGATCTGTAAAAAGCTATTGTAACCACTGCTCTGATTTTCAGACATTCTTCTGACCCTGATGGTATATTTGAAAAAGCTACTGCCAAAAATCTGCTACAAACCCAATTTAGGAATTTCACAG aGGGACAAGAAACCAACCCAAAATACAAAGACCTTCTTTCTGAACTTGACAAGCATACAGAAAATAAGCTTGATTTTGAGGATTTCATGATCTTACTGTTAAGCATCACTGTAATGTCAGATTTGCTACAAAATATATGGACTgtaaaaatgatcaaataa